ATTCGCTTGCCTCGCTGGCAGGCTCGATATTCCTCTTGTAACCAGGTGCCCAGAAGGCAATTCCACCTGCAAGGACCGAAGACAGCGATTGGGTGTTGACCTTAAAGCCATCGGCGGCAAGGGATACATCCACGCCACTGGCATTCCAGAAACGTGTGTCCGCTGTAACAAAGGCGTCATAGGGTGCATTGACGAATATCTTTACGGCCACGCCCTTGCCATCGTTATTTAGCGCGTAGGAGATCACTTGGCCGACTGGAATACGGCGGTAATAAATGGGCGAGCCGACACCCAGCGAGCCAAGATCAGCGGTGTTCAAAGTGAATTGTTTGCCTTCCACGCCAAAAGTTACAGGTGGCGGGGCTTCGAGGCCGCTGAACTCTCGGCGGGTTTCGGTGGCATCGCCTGGGTCCGCGCCGATGAATGAGCCGGACAGCAGGGTGTCGACACCCGATACGCCGCTGGCACCGATGCGTGGGCGAACCACCCAGAACTGGGCATCTTCACGGATGAAGGCCTCGGTGTTCTGGTCCAGTTCAATGGTAGCGATCACTCGGGTTCTATCCTCGCTCAGGGTAATACCCGTCACCCGGCCAATAACCACGTTCTTGTATTTGACTTGGGTTTTGTTGGCCTCCAATCCCTCCGCTGTTACAAAGCTTACGGTGATCTGGGGGCCTGCCGATAGCCAACTCTGGACCACCATCGAAAGTCCCACCAGTGCCGCAACGATAGGGACCAGCCAAATAAGTGAAATGTGCGCACGTCGCTGTCTTATGTCCGGGTCGCCAGCGGCGGGTTGCGTGGGGGCGGGGTGATAGGTGTTATCTGACATCGTTTTTCTCTGCATCCCAAATCAATCGTGGATCGAAAGTCATTGCAGCCATCATCGTCAATACAACGGTAATCCCCCCAAAAAACAGCGGTGATCAGAAGTAGAATTTTCCGTAAGCTAAGCGCAGGGAGATTCTGCAATGAAAACATCACGTTTTTCCGACAGCCAGATCATGGCAATCCTGAAGCAAGCCGAGAACGGTGTAGCGGTGCCTGACCTCTGCCGTGAGCACGGCATGAGCAGCGCCAGTTTTTACAAGTGGCGCGCCAAGTTCGGCGGCATGGATACCTCCATGATCAAGCGCATGAAAGAACTTGAGGACGAGAATCGGCGGCTGAAAAAGATGTATGCCGAAGAACGGCTCAAGGCCGAGCTACGCCAGGAGGCCCTTGAGGGAAAGTGGTAAAGCCGTCTCTCCGCCGTGAGATGGCGCAAAAAGCCGTTGCCGCTGCTCGCTGTAGTATTCGCCAGGCTTGTGTGATCTTCGGTATCAGTGAGACCTGCTATCGCTACCGGGCCAAGCTCAGCAGTGAAAACGCCGAGATCGCTGATTTGCTGGTGCGTTTGACCCATAACCAGCGTAACTGGGGCTTTGGTCTGTGTTTTCTGTATCTGCGCAACGTGAAGGGATACCCCTGGAACCATAAACGCGTTTACCGGATCTACCGGGAGCTGGAATTGAACCTGCGTATCAAGCCCCGCAAGCGGTTAATACGTGCGAAACCAGAACCACTGGCTGTGCCCACGGCCATCAATACCAGTTGGTCCATGGACTTCATGCACGACCAGCTAGAGGATGGCCGCAGCTACCGGCTGTTCAATGTGATCGATGATTACAACCGGGAAGGACTGGGCATTGAGGTAGATCTGTCATTGCCCTCAGAACGCGTTATACGAGCTCTGAATCAGATCATCGAGTGGCGGGGAAAGCCTCTCCAGATCCGCTGCGACAATGGTCCGGAATACATCAGTGCCACGCTGGCAGCCTGGGCCGAGAAGCAGGGTGTTAAGCTGGTTTTTATCCAGCCTGGCAACCCACAGCAGAATGCGTACATCGAGCGCTACAACCGCACCGTGCGCTATGACTGGCTGGCCCAATACCTGTTCGACTCCGTTGAGGAGGTTCAGGACTTCGCGACACATTGGTTATGGACATACAATAACGAGCGGCCAAATATGGCCTTGGGCGGCATTACACCGCGACAGAAGTTGGCCATGGCGGCCTAACTCTACTTCTGAGCCCCGCTAAAAATGGGGGGATTACCCAACGACCAGGCCGAAGAACAGAATGCCCATGCGTGGCTCGATGGTGCTCAGTGCACGGAGCTGCACCAGTGCCGCCACTAAGGCAACGACCAGTACATCAAGCATCGACCAATAGCCGATGGTCTCGATAAAACGATAAAGTCGCGCACGTTCGCGCATGGCCCAGCGGCTGCGGCGCTGCACGGTGATCAGCAGTAACCCGAGCACGAAGAACTTGATGCAGGGCACCACCACGCTGGCAATAAATATCAGCAGGGCTATATCCCAGGAACCGCCTCGCCAGAACTCGATGACGCCGCTCAAGATGGTGCTCTCACTGCCATTGCCGAACATATCTGTATACATCACGGGCAACAGGTTGGCCGGTAGATATAGAATCAGCGCGCCGACTAACAGCGCCCAGGTGCGACCGATGCTATTGGGTTTGCGTGCATGTAGCGCGGACCAGCAGCGAGGGCAGTCCGTATCACCGAGCTGGCAGGTATTGCCGCAGTCATGACACAGTTGCAGCCCCAGTTCTGTGGCATAGGGAGGCTGGCTCATCGCGAGATGACCTCCAGTTCTTCCCATAATCCACGGACATCACGACCGCCGATCAGGATGATCATCACCGTTAGCATGGACATGGCCCACAAGCCGATTCCGGGGTGCACCTCAAGCAAGCCGGCTAGTTTAATGATGGCTACCAGAATCCCGAGCAGGCAGACCTCCAACATACTCCAGGGTCGCAAGTGCTCAAGGGTGCGCATGCACAGGCGAAACCCCGGAGCCATAAGCCCATTGCGTGCATAAACTAGCACCCAAGCGAGCAAAATGATCTGCAAGGCGGGTGCAAAGATAATGCTGAGACCAGCGACTAGAGCGATCAAGGTGATGCGGCCCTGGGCCAGGGCTTCGACGGTGGACCACAGCGTAGCGTCGTTGCTCATTCCTTGCATGCTAATACCCATGATGGGAAAGGTATTGGCGAATAAAAACAAAATGGCCGCTGCAACAGTCAACGCTAGCAGTTGCTCGGTGTTCAGGCGCCTACCGTGATCTAGCAAGGCGCCGCAACGGCTACAATGAGCCGTTTGCTTGTGGGCCAAGGTAGGGCTTTGGTATACCGAATCGCAATGCTCGCAAATGATCAATTGCTGTGGATCTATTTCAGCCCCCGACTTAGTCATTTCATACCCTTATTACTGCAGACAGACAGGTCGCTACGCGCCCTTACCAATACCTGCGCTGATCCAAACGGATGAGGTCGGACGAGGAAGCTTGTTTTTGAGAGCACCACTGACGTAAGTGTCCTTACAAAAAGTCCAAATAGATTGGACGCGCGAGCCTGGAGTGGAAAATCATTCCTCCAGCGATCCGCCGCCCAGGGCCACATACAGATCAACCAGATTCTGCACTTCAGTTCGCCGGGTCTGGATAAAGGCTTGCTCGGCTTCGAACAGACTCCGCTCGGCGTCCAGCACCTCGATATAGTTGACCACACCTTCCTGATAACGCTTGCGAGCCAGGTTGACCACACGCTGCAGCGTCTCGGTATTGCGCCGCTGGGCGTCAACCTGCTCGGCAAGATAGCGCCGACCGGCAAGGGCGTCCGCCACTTCATTGAAGGCGACCTGAATGGTGCTTTCGTACTCAGCGATAGCAATATTGTCGCGTGCCTGCGCTACCGTCAGATTGCCGCGGTTGCGACCAAAATCGAAAATTGGCAGCGTGATGCTTGGCCCGATACTCCAGGTTTCGTTGCTGCTGCTGATCAGATTACTGAACTCGCTGGAGGCGTAACCGAAGCTCCCGATCAACGACACCTGCGGAAAGAATGCCGCGCGAGCGATACCGATATTGGCCTTGGCGGCAATCAGACGTTGCTCTGCGGCAAGAATATCCGGACGGTTTACCAGCAGGCTGGACGACAACCCGGCATCCAGCGCTGGCGGGCTGGACTGCGCCTCCAGCGACAGCGGTTCCGGCAACGGCTCCGCCACGATCCCACCGGTCAATACCGCGAGCAGATTCTGATTCTCTGCGCGGGTCAGCATGATGCTCGCCAGCTGCGTTTCTGCCTGGGTCAGCAAGGCTTCGGCCTGATTGAAATCAAGCGCTGAGGTGATACCCGCATCGAGGCGCACCTTGGCGATACGCAAACCATCTCGGCGGCTGATCACCGTGGCTTCAGCCAGGGCGATTCGCTCCACCGCTTCTCGCAGGCCCAGGTAGGTAGTTGCCACATCGCGGATCAGAGAAAGTCGAAAGGCGCGCTGCGCTTCAATGCTGGCAAAATATTCGGCTTGTGCGGCGGTTGAAAGATTGGCCACCCGACTCCAGAAGTCCAGCTCGAAGGCCGAAACGCTGGCACTCACGGAATAGGTTTCACTGACCGAACCTGACGCGCCAGCAGCTCCCGCTGCTGCGTTCTGATTGAAGCGCCCACGCGTAGCATCAGCGCCAATACCCAACGACGGAAAGCGCTCGGCATTCTGCACCCGGTAGAGCCCGCGCGTTTCTTCAATCCGGTAAACGGCGGCCTGCAGATCACGATTATTTTCCAGCGCCTGACCGATCAATACCTGCAGCTGGGGGTCAGCAAAGAAGCTCTGCCAGGGCAGCTCGGCCGCAAGGAAACCACGCTCATCTGTCAGCGACTCGGCCTCGGGGTAGGACGCCAGCACCGGAGATTCTGGACGCTGGTAGTCCGGGGCCAACTGGCAGCCGGCCAGGGCGAGAGTCAGCAGGCAGGGAATGAACTTATGCATGCCGTGGCTCCTGAACATCTGTGCTGCCTGATTCATCCTCGTCGGACTCTGCGCCCGGAGGCTTCTTGCGGGTCAGCCAACGGCGCACCGCCAGATAGAACAACGGGGTAAAGAACACACCCAGCACCGTCGCCATAAGCATGCCGCCCATTACCCCGGTGCCTACCGCGATGCGGCTGGCAGCACCTGGGCCGGTAGCAACCACCAGCGGTAACATACCGAGAATAAAGGTCAGCGAGGTCATCAGAATAGGCCGCAACCGCAGCTTCACGGCGGCCATGGTCGCGTCCATCAGACTCTTGCCCTTGCTTTCCTCCTCGATAGCGAATTCGACAATCAGGATCGCATTCTTGGCCGATAGGCCAATCACCGTAATTAACCCGACGTTGAAGTACACGTCCGCCGGCAAGCCGCGCGTCATTGAAAACAGCACCGCGCCCAATACTCCCAACGGCACGACCAGTAGCACCGCCACTGGAATCGTCCAGCTCTCATACAGCGCTGCCAATACCAACAGCACGATGAGGATCGATAGCCCCATCAACGCGCCCACCTGGCCGGAAGCCTGCTGCTCTTCGTATGACAGACCCGTCCATTCAAAACCGAAGCCTTCAGGCAACTCCGCTGCCAGACGCTCCATCTCATCCATAGCCTCGCCGGAAGACCGTCCGGGTGCAGCGTTACCGGAAATGGTCGTCGCCGGATAGCCGTTATAGCGCTGCAATTGCGGCGGTCCGGCAGTCCAGGCGACCGACGTGAACGCCCCGAAGGGTACTATGTCGCCGTCTTCGGTGCGCACGGTAAGATCGAGAACATCTTCCGGGGTCATGCGGAAGGGCGCGTCAGCCTGGAGCAGTACGCGATGGATACGGCCCTCCCGGCTGAAATCGTTAGCGTAGGCACTGCCGAAGGTAATGCTCAGCGTGGCATCGATGTCGCTGATCGACAGCCCCAGCGCCCGGGCCTTGATTCGGTCCACATCGACGCGCAACCTTGGGGCTGTTTCTTCGCCTTCCGGCCGTACGCCGGTCAGCAGTTCGCTTTGACTTGC
This genomic stretch from Halopseudomonas pelagia harbors:
- a CDS encoding IS3 family transposase (programmed frameshift), which produces MKTSRFSDSQIMAILKQAENGVAVPDLCREHGMSSASFYKWRAKFGGMDTSMIKRMKELEDENRRLKKMYAEERLKAELRQEALEGKVVKPSLRREMAQKAVAAARCSIRQACVIFGISETCYRYRAKLSSENAEIADLLVRLTHNQRNWGFGLCFLYLRNVKGYPWNHKRVYRIYRELELNLRIKPRKRLIRAKPEPLAVPTAINTSWSMDFMHDQLEDGRSYRLFNVIDDYNREGLGIEVDLSLPSERVIRALNQIIEWRGKPLQIRCDNGPEYISATLAAWAEKQGVKLVFIQPGNPQQNAYIERYNRTVRYDWLAQYLFDSVEEVQDFATHWLWTYNNERPNMALGGITPRQKLAMAA
- a CDS encoding paraquat-inducible protein A, whose amino-acid sequence is MTKSGAEIDPQQLIICEHCDSVYQSPTLAHKQTAHCSRCGALLDHGRRLNTEQLLALTVAAAILFLFANTFPIMGISMQGMSNDATLWSTVEALAQGRITLIALVAGLSIIFAPALQIILLAWVLVYARNGLMAPGFRLCMRTLEHLRPWSMLEVCLLGILVAIIKLAGLLEVHPGIGLWAMSMLTVMIILIGGRDVRGLWEELEVISR
- a CDS encoding efflux transporter outer membrane subunit: MHKFIPCLLTLALAGCQLAPDYQRPESPVLASYPEAESLTDERGFLAAELPWQSFFADPQLQVLIGQALENNRDLQAAVYRIEETRGLYRVQNAERFPSLGIGADATRGRFNQNAAAGAAGASGSVSETYSVSASVSAFELDFWSRVANLSTAAQAEYFASIEAQRAFRLSLIRDVATTYLGLREAVERIALAEATVISRRDGLRIAKVRLDAGITSALDFNQAEALLTQAETQLASIMLTRAENQNLLAVLTGGIVAEPLPEPLSLEAQSSPPALDAGLSSSLLVNRPDILAAEQRLIAAKANIGIARAAFFPQVSLIGSFGYASSEFSNLISSSNETWSIGPSITLPIFDFGRNRGNLTVAQARDNIAIAEYESTIQVAFNEVADALAGRRYLAEQVDAQRRNTETLQRVVNLARKRYQEGVVNYIEVLDAERSLFEAEQAFIQTRRTEVQNLVDLYVALGGGSLEE